A region from the Cannabis sativa cultivar Pink pepper isolate KNU-18-1 chromosome 9, ASM2916894v1, whole genome shotgun sequence genome encodes:
- the LOC115723054 gene encoding classical arabinogalactan protein 25 yields MILIIIIIRMASSFWFHLVLIILMSIFSISYSSQLNTQPSTLVPSPSSFSSNQPPSFQQLSPDITPLLPSPGGVLPTPTVSSVPTIPSNPSPPNPDELAATAAGPAFSPFGPMPVSKATAATTLAWPPNLVAFAGFAAYVYGFMQLLWM; encoded by the coding sequence ATGAtcttgatcatcatcatcattagaATGGCCTCATCTTTTTGGTTCCATTTAGTACTAATCATTCTCATGTCCATATTCTCAATCTCTTATTCTTCTCAGCTCAATACTCAACCCTCAACACTTGTTCCTTCTCCTTCTTCATTCTCCTCAAATCAACCTCCTTCATTCCAACAACTATCCCCAGATATCACCCCACTTCTGCCTTCCCCTGGTGGAGTTTTGCCTACTCCAACAGTCTCATCTGTTCCAACCATTCCCTCCAATCCAAGCCCTCCAAATCCCGATGAATTAGCCGCCACCGCAGCCGGCCCTGCCTTTTCGCCATTTGGACCAATGCCGGTTTCTAAAGCAACAGCAGCTACTACCTTAGCTTGGCCTCCAAACTTGGTTGCTTTTGCAGGCTTTGCAGCATATGTGTATGGCTTTATGCAACTCCTTTGGATGTGA